The following are from one region of the Carassius auratus strain Wakin chromosome 43, ASM336829v1, whole genome shotgun sequence genome:
- the LOC113061595 gene encoding leukotriene B4 receptor 1-like — translation MMEQGLGFNSTSNSTVVGSKNIAPAVVLGLCCLVGLPSNIVVIISITREWNRNPSFTLKLVLNLAVSDALTLCLAPFVLYGILFGWKLGLWFCQFLFFLGHCSLYVGVLTVTSMSIHRYHNVIKSRVTNRMILQRLERRHRRLQLIGIWFLAFAFSLPVLFTHRLEDKNGLERCQREMELQSVEVTLLLFEILVGFIIPFVTMLTCYLWLDKGLRQKAKSSSLTSSQDQDQEPRNQGTNVRNYKKRLVISIVVAFFLFWTPVYIINVIDIVKTLTKTSHPDVHSQLNYFRQVYGDLIKTLALLNCCLNPFLYVFFSRNVIKCTK, via the coding sequence ATGATGGAGCAAGGATTAGGCTTCAATTCCACATCTAACAGCACTGTCGTGGGTTCAAAGAACATCGCTCCGGCTGTAGTTCTGGGTCTGTGCTGTTTGGTTGGTTTGCCAAGCAACATTGTGGTAATCATCAGCATTACTCGTGAGTGGAACAGAAATCCAAGCTTCACCTTAAAACTAGTGCTGAACCTTGCGGTCTCTGATGCTTTGACCCTTTGCTTGGCTCCTTTTGTGCTGTATGGAATACTGTTTGGATGGAAACTTGGCCTTTGGTTTTGTCAGTTCCTGTTTTTTTTGGGTCACTGTAGTCTGTATGTTGGGGTCCTGACGGTCACCTCCATGAGCATCCACCGCTATCACAATGTCATCAAGTCAAGAGTCACTAACAGAATGATACTGCAAAGACTGGAAAGACGGCACAGGCGCCTTCAGCTGATTGGCATCTGGTTTCTAGCTTTTGCTTTTTCCCTGCCAGTACTTTTTACTCATAGGCTCGAAGACAAGAATGGACTTGAAAGATGTCAGAGGGAAATGGAGTTGCAGTCTGTAGAAGTGACTCTTTTGCTTTTTGAGATCCTGGTTGGGTTTATCATTCCATTTGTGACAATGTTGACGTGTTATCTATGGTTGGACAAAGGGTTGAGACAAAAGGCCAAGAGCTCCAGTCTAACTTCTTCACAGGACCAGGACCAGGAACCCAGAAACCAGGGGACAAACGTTAGGAATTACAAGAAGAGACTTGTGATCAGCATCGTTGtggctttctttctcttttggaCTCCTGTGTACATTATCAATGTGATTGATATAGTCAAAACTCTGACTAAAACATCTCATCCAGATGTTCATTCCCAACTGAATTACTTCCGCCAGGTATATGGTGATCTAATCAAGACTCTGGCTTTATTAAACTGCTGTCTGAATCCTTTTctttatgttttcttttcaagAAATGTCATAAAGTGTACCAAGTAG